The following are from one region of the Oligoflexia bacterium genome:
- a CDS encoding CotH kinase family protein — translation MLKNIFIIVVFFFLQPIFAADVPNQIHIEIKNKDSGYVTLKQRYDFDTPRVKFNEGEWTEAKLHTRGEHCVRPARKCLGFSTDTHIAMRAPYGKMISGKAFILTSLTSDNGYINTKVGSLFLEELKLFHSTTLYVELFINKKSQGLYLLMENPEKALIKATNTPFIARRGFKHVIEVKYYNKKQKTHTQEEFVQAYEEIYSNLKTYKGEDLYNFLKQKMNIDHYMQWLALNYYLKNGDFTDELFIFAVPNPDGSDKIYFDIAGWDFEDLFLSSHLSIQNIWNSELIKSSLVYSVEDSIDKKIAKDDVLNQKFRNILFNLLTTEITDNSTVVNYKMVREEISPYLDVQRILDASVLDKPKVGVYTKNYILDLIDQRIRELSKRRVKTLKKLEYYSHK, via the coding sequence ATGTTAAAAAATATTTTTATTATCGTCGTATTCTTTTTTCTTCAGCCAATATTTGCTGCTGATGTTCCAAACCAAATTCATATTGAAATCAAAAATAAAGATTCTGGCTATGTCACTCTTAAACAACGCTATGATTTTGACACTCCCCGAGTAAAATTCAATGAAGGTGAATGGACTGAGGCAAAACTTCATACACGCGGAGAACATTGCGTACGCCCTGCCCGAAAATGCTTAGGATTTAGCACCGACACCCACATAGCTATGCGTGCACCTTATGGGAAAATGATATCAGGAAAGGCATTTATATTAACAAGTCTTACGAGCGACAATGGCTATATCAATACAAAAGTTGGCAGTCTTTTTCTCGAAGAACTAAAACTTTTTCACTCCACCACTCTCTATGTAGAACTTTTTATCAATAAAAAATCTCAAGGTCTCTATTTGCTTATGGAAAACCCCGAGAAAGCGCTAATCAAAGCAACAAATACACCCTTTATTGCAAGAAGAGGCTTCAAACACGTCATTGAAGTAAAATATTATAATAAAAAACAAAAAACCCACACACAAGAAGAGTTTGTTCAAGCATACGAAGAAATTTATTCAAACCTTAAAACTTATAAAGGCGAAGATCTTTATAACTTCTTAAAACAGAAAATGAACATTGATCACTACATGCAATGGCTCGCTTTAAATTACTATTTAAAAAACGGTGATTTTACAGACGAGCTTTTCATCTTTGCAGTTCCAAATCCAGATGGCAGTGATAAAATTTACTTTGATATTGCAGGGTGGGATTTTGAAGATCTCTTTTTAAGTTCTCATTTAAGTATTCAAAACATCTGGAATAGCGAACTGATTAAATCATCTTTAGTATATTCCGTTGAAGATTCCATCGATAAAAAGATAGCTAAAGACGATGTTCTAAATCAGAAATTCAGAAATATTCTTTTCAACCTTTTAACCACTGAAATTACTGATAATTCAACCGTCGTAAATTATAAAATGGTACGGGAAGAAATCAGCCCCTATTTGGATGTACAAAGAATTTTGGACGCATCAGTTTTGGATAAGCCCAAAGTAGGCGTATACACAAAGAATTACATTTTAGATCTTATTGATCAAAGAATTCGTGAACTCTCAAAACGTAGAGTTAAAACACTTAAAAAGTTAGAGTATTACTCGCACAAATAA
- a CDS encoding M12 family metallopeptidase produces the protein MKTMANYFLILALIISSVSSGSEVLSAIDATGISLQSNQVINGDMVVTLEEMSISDILKTQAAIPSVLSNSMLHTYSVSIRKWPNGIIPVVFEEDVTVDEKKIFFSACAEWAQMGTVSCIDYTDNMSGLVQSNLSYLIVSKRLGGCWSYLGAGEPGVAHRMNLAPGGYCFSHRTVLHELGHAFGFIHEHQRQERTQYIDMIESNIDPEMSSQFDTMLVKFEKPTYDFLSIMHYSIWSGAKKYGLHTMKVRPEYAEFNDVIGQGDGLSSEDRNAILNFYHPRSKSSQRDQN, from the coding sequence ATGAAAACGATGGCTAATTACTTTTTAATTCTAGCTTTAATTATTTCATCTGTTAGTTCGGGATCTGAAGTCTTAAGTGCAATTGATGCTACGGGTATTAGCTTGCAAAGCAATCAAGTCATCAATGGTGATATGGTTGTAACATTAGAAGAAATGTCTATTTCTGACATATTAAAAACTCAAGCCGCCATACCCTCTGTCCTAAGCAATAGCATGCTTCATACTTATTCAGTTTCAATACGCAAATGGCCTAATGGAATAATACCTGTAGTTTTTGAAGAAGATGTCACTGTAGATGAAAAGAAAATATTTTTTAGTGCCTGTGCAGAGTGGGCCCAGATGGGAACCGTGAGCTGCATAGATTATACAGACAATATGTCAGGACTTGTGCAATCAAACCTTAGTTATCTAATCGTTTCAAAACGTTTGGGGGGCTGTTGGTCTTATCTAGGCGCAGGTGAACCAGGTGTTGCTCATCGAATGAATTTGGCACCTGGTGGCTATTGTTTTAGCCACAGGACCGTTTTGCATGAACTTGGTCATGCTTTTGGCTTTATTCATGAGCACCAGAGACAAGAACGTACACAATACATTGATATGATTGAGTCAAATATAGATCCTGAAATGAGTTCGCAGTTTGATACTATGCTTGTAAAATTTGAAAAACCAACTTATGACTTTCTATCAATTATGCATTATTCAATTTGGTCAGGTGCAAAAAAATACGGCTTACATACCATGAAAGTTAGGCCTGAGTATGCTGAGTTTAATGATGTTATCGGCCAAGGTGATGGATTAAGTAGTGAAGATAGAAATGCAATTTTAAATTTTTATCATCCACGAAGTAAATCCTCACAAAGAGATCAGAACTAA